TCAACATAGTTTAAATCAATTACCAAAGGTTCATTGGCATTGGCTTGATATGTGGTTGCAGAAGTTTGATAAATAGGACGTCCTGGAATAACACGGTCTAAACCTTGAGCGCCTGTTAACCCACTTTGTGCAACATAACGATCTTTGTCGTTGCGCAAAATAGTAAAGGGTATGCCATTACCTTGTTCTGTATCGAACTTAAGTAATTTAGCTTCAACAATATCGCCACCATTGGTATCAATTTTAAGTGCTAAAACATCATTGGTTACTGAAATTACTGTTGCATTAACAACTTTAGTTTCATTACTTACTGACGTTGCTGTCGCTGATGATTCAGGAACAAAATCGCCATTAGTATTACTTGGCATTGTTTGTTGAGATACTGCTGGTTGCTCAATAATTGGAGCATTGTCCGTTTGCCATTGGGTAAATAGCAAATAGGTAACAACCATAAGCGCAATAAAAAGAAAACTGCGTTGGGATTCCATAATGTCTTATTTCTCTTTTTTTGATAGTGGCACGGGATCATGTCCTCCCGCATTGAGTGGATGGCATTTTAGTATACGTTTGCCTGCTAACCAACAACCTTTTATCACACCAAAGCGATTAATTGCTTCTATAGCGTAAAAAGAGCATGTTGGATCAAATCTACAATGGGGTCCGAGCAATGGGCTAAGCCAGCTCTGGTAAGCTTTTACTAGGGTAATAGCTATTTTTTGTGGCGTTGAATTACTTTGCGCCATATTTTTTCCAATTGCTGATTAATTTCTTTGTTTTCTAACTTGTCAGTGCCAGATTTCACCATAACGACTATATCTATATGGGGGAGGTTATGTTGATTTAAACGGAAGCTCTCGCGAATTTGTCGTTTAATACGATTTCGTTGTACAGCTAATTTAACCCGTTTTTTAGCAATGGCTAAACCGAGACGGTTATTATTATCAGAATTTGGAGTAACAAGAATAGTAATATGGCTAGAGCCAAAACGAAGAGGTTTGGAAAAAACAGATTGAAATTGACCGGGAGTCAACAGGCGTGACTCCCGATTAAATTCATAAGTAACCATAGCGGCTACTATTCCTTTAACTTAAATATCAAGTTAAAAGATTAAGCACTTAAGCTTGCACGGCCTTTAGCACGACGACGTGAAATTACAGCACGTCCGTTTTTTGTTGCCATACGAGCACGGAAGCCATGGTTACGCTTACGCTTTAATACACTAGGTTGAAATGTTCTTTTCATTACGCTAATCCGTCTGTTGTTGTTGCCCTGGCAAAACAGCCTTCATGAGCACACTGGGTCTAAAAATGAGGCGAAATTCTATATAGAGAAAGAGACTTTGTCAATGGTTATTCTCTAGCTTTTTTCAAAAGATCTTATGTTGATCGTCTTGATCTAAAATATATCCACAGTTTTATAACAATTATGCATTTTCAAATCAAAATTTTGCGGTTTATTGGGTAATAA
The Colwellia sp. Arc7-D genome window above contains:
- the rpmH gene encoding 50S ribosomal protein L34 gives rise to the protein MKRTFQPSVLKRKRNHGFRARMATKNGRAVISRRRAKGRASLSA
- the rnpA gene encoding ribonuclease P protein component, with the translated sequence MVTYEFNRESRLLTPGQFQSVFSKPLRFGSSHITILVTPNSDNNNRLGLAIAKKRVKLAVQRNRIKRQIRESFRLNQHNLPHIDIVVMVKSGTDKLENKEINQQLEKIWRKVIQRHKK
- the yidD gene encoding membrane protein insertion efficiency factor YidD; translation: MAQSNSTPQKIAITLVKAYQSWLSPLLGPHCRFDPTCSFYAIEAINRFGVIKGCWLAGKRILKCHPLNAGGHDPVPLSKKEK